One Kazachstania africana CBS 2517 chromosome 9, complete genome genomic region harbors:
- the ATM1 gene encoding ATP-binding cassette Fe/S cluster precursor transporter ATM1 (similar to Saccharomyces cerevisiae ATM1 (YMR301C); ancestral locus Anc_5.20) → MLLLRNSVVARRQLLLGSKQSVKGQALQQFGFLTRPSRTIPFSKSFSTTRQISLRSSAILRFQGIENKDKADAKLKTVKLKEDSRPNNADTGKSTSLTKAPSISELKILKDLFKYIWPRGDSKVKLRVLISLSLLIGAKLLNVQVPFFFKKTVDSMNVTWDDPSVALPAAIGLTILSYGVARFSTVLFGELRNAVFVKVAQNAIKTVSVETFRHLMKLDLGWHLSRQTGGLTRAMDRGTKGISYVLSAMVFHIIPITFEISVVCGILTHQFGASFAEITFMTMLLYSIFTIKTTAWRTQFRRDANKADNKGASIALDSLINFEAVKYFNNENYLSSKYNSALIDYRNSQIKISKSLAFLNSGQNLIFTTALTGMMYLGCTGVIGGNLTVGDLVLINQLVFQLSVPLNFLGSVYRELKQSLIDMESLFKLRKNEVKIHNIENPKIILKEDGPFEITFENVTFGYHADRKILKNASFTIPAGWKTAIVGPSGSGKSTILKLVFRFYDPEEGRILINGIDVREIELDSLRKLIGVVPQDTPLFNDSIWENVKFGRIDALDSEIYEVIEKAQLDSLIRKLPQSYETIVGERGLMISGGEKQRLAIARVLLKDASVMFFDEATSALDTHTEQALLKTIRANFKTGSRTSIYIAHRLRTIADADKIIVLEDGTVREEGTHNELLAKSTSLYKELWNVQENLDLIEREIEIEKDIR, encoded by the coding sequence ATGCTGCTATTAAGAAACTCTGTGGTTGCTCGTAGGCAACTTTTACTCGGAAGTAAGCAAAGTGTGAAGGGACAGGCATTACAGCAATTTGGTTTTCTTACGAGACCATCGAGGACGATACCATTCAGTAAATCTTTCAGTACAACTAGACAAATATCTTTGCGTAGTTCTGCTATTTTAAGGTTTCAAGGCATAGAGAATAAAGACAAGGCAGATGCAAAATTGAAGACGGTTAAGCTAAAGGAAGACAGTCGTCCTAATAATGCTGATACAGGTAAGAGCACATCTCTAACGAAGGCTCCAAGTATATCagaattgaagattttgaaggatttgtttaaatatatatggCCTAGAGGTGACAGCAAAGTAAAATTGCGTGTACTAATATCTTTATCTTTGTTAATTGGAGCAAAGCTCTTGAACGTCCAAGTTCcctttttcttcaagaaGACGGTTGATTCAATGAACGTTACATGGGATGATCCAAGTGTAGCCTTACCTGCAGCAATTGGTCTGACCATCCTATCTTACGGTGTTGCCAGATTCAGTACAGTGTTATTTGGTGAACTGCGTAATGCAGTATTTGTGAAAGTCGCACAAAACGCTATCAAGACAGTGTCAGTGGAAACATTTAGGCACTTGATGAAATTAGATCTGGGGTGGCATTTAAGTAGACAAACTGGTGGATTGACTAGAGCCATGGACAGAGGTACAAAAGGTATCTCGTACGTACTTAGTGCAATGGTCTTCCATATCATTCCCATCACTTTCGAAATCTCCGTAGTATGTGGTATCTTGACTCATCAGTTTGGTGCTTCTTTTGCAGAGATCACTTTCATGACTATGTTGctatattcaattttcacTATAAAAACTACTGCTTGGAGGACTCAATTTCGAAGAGATGCCAATAAAGCTGATAATAAGGGCGCCAGTATTGCATTAGATTCActaatcaattttgaagcCGTCAAGTATTTTAATAATGAGAATTATTTAAGCTCCAAGTATAATTCTGCCTTGATTGATTATAGAAATtctcaaataaaaatatcgAAGTCATTGGCATTTTTAAATTCAGGTCAAAATCTCATTTTTACAACTGCATTGACAGGAATGATGTATCTGGGTTGTACTGGTGTCATAGGTGGTAATTTAACAGTAGGTGATTTAGTATTAATTAACCAGCTGGTTTTCCAACTGAGTGTGCCTTTGAATTTCCTTGGGAGTGTGTATCGTGAACTAAAACAGTCATTGATTGATATGGAATCgttattcaaattgagGAAAAACGAAGTTAAAATtcataatattgaaaatccAAAGATCATATTGAAGGAAGATGGACCCTTTGAAATAACTTTTGAGAATGTAACATTTGGATACCATGCAGATagaaagattttgaaaaatgctAGTTTCACAATCCCTGCTGGATGGAAAACTGCTATTGTAGGCCCTTCTGGTAGTGGTAAATCAACAATCCTAAAATTGGTATTTAGATTTTATGATCCCGAAGAGGGAAGGATTCTAATTAACGGTATAGACGTtagagaaattgaattagATTCGTTAAGGAAGTTAATTGGTGTTGTTCCTCAGGATACCCCTTTGTTCAACGATAGTATCTGGGAAAATGTCAAGTTCGGTAGAATTGATGCACTCGACTCAGAAATTTATGAAGTGATAGAAAAAGCACAACTAGATTCTCTCATAAGAAAACTGCCTCAAAGCTACGAAACTATTGTTGGTGAGAGAGGTCTTATGATCAGTGGTGGGGAAAAGCAAAGATTGGCAATTGCGAGGgtgttattgaaagatgcAAGTGTGATGTTCTTTGATGAGGCTACAAGTGCCTTAGATACACATACGGAGCAGGCTCTATTAAAAACAATAAGAGCTAATTTCAAAACGGGTTCGAGAACTAGTATTTATATTGCACACAGACTGAGAACAATTGCGGACGCTGACAAAATAATTGTTCTTGAGGATGGAACAGTTAGAGAAGAAGGAACACATAACGAATTATTAGCTAAAAGCACATCTTTGTACAAGGAGTTATGGAATGTCCAAGAGAACCTGGACTTGATAGAAAGAGAGatcgaaattgaaaaggataTAAGGTAA
- the KAFR0I02570 gene encoding uncharacterized protein codes for MKKVSNFLYKISLLLTALFSTVFAETFSGNEVIQGSTFFTGAVSVSADSTLVIESGLLHYFFNTVTNNGNLYICERSSTNIGMGIYIYQSLYNYGTFLVDDSMASTALSLHYSGAVFYNTGDMYFKSSSSLLGGASIKITSSSFYNSGILSFNTSTSGTTGKVTLGSGVVLLGLLSKMTNDGTICLESTTFDQTTNIEGSGCIDVGSNAALTVDHTYTSLSDQTIYMSSTSSVVNFDRLTGSHTYILRGFGGGNKIYFPFVILSYNYDSTTGVLKVISALSSCEIQIGTGYSSSGFSKINNGIILQSGLTYSADAPDTTRPSVCAACNNAPSCSDTGSYSTLTNSYTNSELPSAWTTTMSTGTVTVTLGNSYYYTTDSAGSTYIADTIYIVTGSDAATPTSSSAEASTISVSASTSTSDVTSSNSIPNTSVSSSGSVSLSSNEGSGTSPIASVASTMTFSSTTVTLASTESESLPYYTTTVTSGSSSETLVVSEYTTTNSVGDATTVTTTSTVSGTDLPVYTTTVVISGSDTETLVVSEYTTVEPDGQTTTEFTTYTVTNSAGPLPSYTTTVEENGSTLTYIVSGYTTTNSEGQTVTRESSSLVNAGKSTVYATTVTNVDVTSTLIVCECTLTKSNGETVSTLTTYPASVTQSNMSGNSYTTTVVCPETVTVIECDYETTDSNGSTIEVHSIYTTAAAETKAAAAATHVPSGTTEASNAAATATATAVSVVSFPTVSTAVAVSTYEGKAMKVQELTTWLMLLLGAFTVLI; via the coding sequence ATGAAAAAGGTATCgaattttctttacaaaataagCTTACTCTTAACAGCCCTTTTCTCAACTGTCTTTGCTGAAACATTTTCTGGTAATGAAGTAATTCAAGGATCTACTTTTTTCACTGGTGCAGTTAGTGTTAGTGCTGATTCTACTTTGGTTATTGAATCTGGTTTAttacattatttttttaatacaGTTACtaataatggtaatttATACATCTGTGAAAGATCGTCAACCAATATTGGCATGGGAATTTACATTTACCAAAGTTTATACAACTATGGTACATTCCTTGTTGATGATAGTATGGCTTCAACTGCATTATCTTTACATTATTCCGGTGCAGTCTTCTACAATACAGGTGACATGTACTTCAAgagttcttcttctctctTAGGTGGGGCATCTATTAAAATTACATCAAGTTCTTTTTACAACAGTGgtattctttctttcaatacaAGCACTAGTGGTACCACCGGTAAAGTTACTTTAGGTAGTGGTGTCGTGTTGCTGGGTCTACTGTCAAAAATGACCAACGATGGTACCATTTGTTTGGAAAGTACGACCTTTGACCAAACAACTAATATCGAAGGTAGTGGTTGTATTGATGTTGGTTCAAACGCTGCTTTGACTGTTGACCATACTTATACTTCTTTATCAGATCAAACCATTTATATGTCTTCTACATCTTCTGTCGTCAATTTTGACAGATTGACAGGTTCACATACCTATATACTAAGAGGTTTCGGTGGCGGTAATAAGATATACTTCCCATTCGTTATTTTATCTTACAATTATGACTCTACTACCGGTGTCTTAAAGGTCATCAGTGCTTTGTCGAGTTGTGAAATTCAGATTGGTACCGGTTACAGCAGCAGTGGTTTCTCTAAGATTAATAACGGTATAATCCTTCAGTCAGGTTTAACCTACAGCGCTGATGCTCCGGATACCACTCGTCCATCAGTTTGTGCTGCCTGTAACAATGCGCCAAGTTGTTCCGATACTGGTTCTTACAGCACTTTGACAAATTCTTACACCAATTCGGAACTTCCATCTGCTTGGACCACGACAATGTCAACTGGCACGGTAACTGTTACTCTTGGTAATTCATACTATTACACCACTGACAGTGCCGGTAGCACTTATATTGCTGATACCATCTACATAGTTACTGGTAGCGATGCGGCTACTCCAACCAGTTCCTCTGCTGAAGCTTCTACCATTTCAGTTTCAGCTTCCACATCAACTTCTGATGTGacttcttctaattctaTTCCTAATACTTCTGTTTCAAGCTCCGGAAGTGTCAGCTTGAGTTCAAACGAAGGTTCTGGAACTTCTCCAATCGCTTCTGTTGCCTCTACTATGACTTTTTCGAGCACTACTGTAACTTTAGCGTCCACTGAAAGTGAGTCTCTACCTTATTACACTACTACAGTAACATCTGGAAGTTCTTCTGAGACTCTGGTTGTTTCGGAATACACGACAACCAATTCTGTCGGTGATGCTACCACCGTCACTACGACCTCTACGGTTTCTGGTACTGATTTGCCAGTATATACAACGACAGTTGTGATTTCTGGAAGTGATACAGAAACTTTAGTTGTTTCTGAATATACTACAGTTGAACCAGATGGTCAAACTACAACTGAATTTACCACATATACTGTTACAAACAGTGCTGGTCCTTTACCAAGTTACACGACTACTGTCGAAGAAAACGGTTCCACACTTACCTATATTGTCAGCGGCTATACAACAACAAATTCAGAAGGTCAAACCGTTACCAGAGAGTCTAGTTCTCTCGTTAATGCCGGGAAGTCTACTGTTTACGCTACTACAGTAACCAACGTCGATGTTACTTCTACTCTGATTGTTTGTGAATGTACTCTAACTAAGTCTAATGGTGAGACCGTCTCTACATTGACAACCTATCCAGCTTCGGTTACACAAAGTAATATGTCTGGAAACTCCTATACTACCACAGTTGTGTGTCCTGAAACCGTCACAGTGATCGAATGCGACTATGAGACTACTGATTCAAATGGTAGTACAATTGAAGTCCATAGCATATACACCACCGCAGCTGCTGAGACAAAGGCTGCAGCTGCTGCCACGCATGTCCCAAGTGGCACTACAGAAGCCTCCAACGCTGCTGCTACTGCCACTGCTACTGCCGTTTCTGTAGTTTCATTTCCTACTGTATCCACCGCTGTCGCGGTATCGACATACGAGGGCAAGGCCATGAAGGTCCAAGAATTGACGACATGGTTGATGTTGCTTCTAGGAGCCTTCACTGTTcttatttga
- the UBP15 gene encoding ubiquitin-specific protease UBP15 (similar to Saccharomyces cerevisiae UBP15 (YMR304W); ancestral locus Anc_5.18), with protein MNSIVYGDIKDETVHLNKSLDTILPLFPEQESDIDGSFTWHIDNWYNLSESKYVSPRFRIGDFEWDVLLFPNGNRNKGLAIYLEPHPVGVPNEDEDWYCCAQFAIVLSRPGHDGEIHMINKSHHRFNANDTDWGFANFIDLDHLKQPFKGKSFALLNEGKLNISVYVRILKDPTGVLWHNFLNYNSKKVTGYVGFKNQGATCYLNSLLQSYFFTKYFRRLVYQIPTENDSPNNSVPLALQRAFYQLQVSDEPLDTLELTRSFGWDSGDAFTQHDVQELNRILMDRLENKMKGTPVEDKLNEIFVGRMKSYIKCINVDYESSRVEEFWDLQMNVKNLKDLKSSFENYIEIELMNGENQYAAQDYGLQDAEKGVIFESFPPVLHLQLKRFEYDFNYDQLIKVNDRYEFPDSIDVSSYIDKMGTEDTEMPPCIYKLHGVLVHAGDISTGHYYAMIKPSTEDQWYRFDDEKVWKVTKTQVFDENFGLDRIPDDEVRLMSREQYQNYLLARHTSAYMLVYIREDQEADLLQPVTENDVPKHVIERVQKEKTEKELREKEIREAHLYLKVFIHTIKNFLNFEGFDLTPNDAFKHTYQDLNDGKEKPLMLKVARTMMVSDLYRQIKKELNLSVERDIRYWRMSFRQNNTLRLKDPIVPSKESLTLEETLKKQNEESISSIDLFVEEPYLDLNFLNGLKEKGKLTLTENAITESLVDDLRNNLYQYIEEKDTPRVFNQETHNLIFLKKFDIKKQKLTGLAYCAVDQLEQVSTLLTTVANFIGVDTESLSFSEEINPGNVVKVPKEQQICTCELTSGDILSFQLPSGSTEISSEIFPFYDSIEAYYHYLEHRVKLRFSNAELSANLGMNIANESDEGKNLGAEHFELWVSAYISYKDLSILVAKHVNIKPELLKLFAIYTNGRYVMKSKSVLNDYLLKDYNCDMIPPFEYEVLSMPLEEFEHLRSVKFYWLKNSYIHYQCFEFEVPATFTMGQFLNKIQDKVGFTDEEESKILLWTNHNFQFQGILTPETSFKQISKSYLIFGRVLGEESELFKKFDEEISSEENSEADDDISMSPSPAPDTYKADASDSFEDDETKKIGDSKKAEEEGRLVIVQQYFKEIENRHGISFLFNLIPDEPFTKTRERLHAKFGLGQKEFSKIKLGILFTMGQNRTFKSLSHYSDNELEKVILYKIMSNLDYIFMDHPDRLRSHNTHDRPMVIKN; from the coding sequence ATGAATTCGATAGTTTATGGAGACATAAAAGATGAGACCGTCCATCTAAATAAGTCCCTGGATACTATATTACCACTTTTCCCAGAACAAGAATCCGATATAGACGGCAGTTTCACTTGGCATATTGATAACTGGTATAATTTGAGTGAATCAAAATACGTTTCACCAAGATTTAGGATAGGAGATTTCGAATGGGACGTTCTCTTATTTCCTAATGGGAATCGTAATAAAGGTCTGGCCATATATTTGGAACCTCATCCAGTTGGTGTCCCTaacgaagatgaagattGGTACTGTTGTGCGCAATTTGCTATTGTGTTGTCTAGACCGGGACATGATGGCGAGATTCATATGATCAATAAATCTCATCACAGATTTAATGCCAATGATACAGATTGGGGGTTTGcaaatttcattgatttaGATCATTTAAAACAGCCTTTCAAAGGCAAATCGTTTGCATTGTTAAATGAAGGTAAGTTAAATATTTCAGTTTACGTTCGTATATTGAAAGATCCTACAGGTGTATTATGgcataattttttaaactATAATTCTAAAAAAGTTACGGGATACGTAGGTTTCAAGAATCAAGGTGCTACATGCTATCTAAATTCTCTTCTACAGTCATATTTTTtcacaaaatattttagaAGGCTTGTCTATCAAATTCCTACCGAAAATGATAGTCCCAATAATAGTGTCCCCCTGGCTCTCCAGCGTGCTTTTTATCAACTACAAGTGTCTGACGAACCCCTGGATACCTTAGAATTGACTAGATCATTCGGTTGGGATAGTGGTGACGCATTCACTCAGCATGATGTTCAGGAACTGAATCGTATCTTAATGGATAGAttggaaaataaaatgaaaggAACTCCAGTAGAGGATAAgttaaatgaaatttttgtcGGTAGAATGAAAAGTTACATTAAATGTATTAATGTCGATTACGAATCATCAAGAGTGGAAGAATTTTGGGATCTTCAGATGAACGTTAAGAATTTGAAGGACTTGAAATCatcctttgaaaattatattgaaaTCGAATTGATGAACGGCGAAAATCAATACGCAGCACAAGATTATGGTCTTCAAGATGCTGAAAAGGGTGTCATATTCGAATCATTCCCTCCAGTGTTACACCTTCAACTAAAAAGATTCGAGTATGATTTTAACTATGATCAATTAATAAAAGTCAATGATAGATATGAATTTCCTGACTCTATTGATGTTTCTTCATATATAGATAAAATGGGTACCGAAGACACAGAAATGCCTCCCTGTATCTACAAATTACACGGAGTTCTGGTGCATGCCGGTGATATTTCAACGGGTCATTACTACGCAATGATTAAACCAAGTACCGAAGATCAATGGTATAGATTTGATGATGAGAAAGTTTGGAAAGTAACGAAGACTCAAGTCTTTGACGAAAATTTTGGTCTAGACAGAATACCAGATGATGAAGTACGTTTAATGTCAAGAGAACAATATCAGAATTATCTACTGGCACGTCACACAAGCGCTTATATGCTTGTATACATTCGTGAAGATCAAGAGGCTGATCTGCTACAACCAGTCACTGAAAATGATGTCCCAAAGCATGTTATCGAAAGAGttcaaaaggaaaaaacCGAAAAGGAACTTCGTGAAAAGGAAATAAGAGAAGCGCATCTCTATCTTAAAGTTTTCATTcatacaataaaaaatttcctcAATTTTGAAGGCTTTGATTTGACCCCAAATGATGCTTTCAAGCACACTTATCAGGATTTAAATGATGGTAAGGAAAAACCATTGATGCTAAAAGTGGCAAGGACAATGATGGTCAGTGATTTGTATCgacaaataaaaaaggaACTTAATCTATCCGTCGAAAGAGATATCAGGTACTGGAGAATGAGTTTTAGACAGAACAACACATTGAGATTGAAGGATCCTATCGTACCATCGAAGGAAAGTCTCACCTTGGAAGAAACGttgaaaaaacaaaacGAAGAAAGTATTTCTTCCATAGATCTCTTCGTGGAAGAACCATATTTGGATCTGAACTTCTTGAATGGATTGAAGGAAAAAGGGAAGCTCACTCTTACTGAAAATGCTATAACAGAATCTTTAGTTGATGATTTGAGAAATAATCTTTATCAATATATCGAAGAGAAAGATACACCAAGAGTATTTAACCAAGAGACACACAATCttatctttttgaaaaaatttgacatcAAAAAACAGAAATTGACTGGTCTTGCATATTGTGCTGTTGACCAATTAGAACAGGTCTCAACCTTATTGACTACTGTTGCCAACTTTATTGGTGTAGATACCGAGAGTTTGTCATTTAGCGAGGAAATTAACCCTGGAAATGTGGTTAAAGTCCCGAAGGAACAACAAATTTGTACCTGTGAATTGACGTCTGGTGATATATTGTCATTTCAATTACCTTCAGGGTCTactgaaatttcttctgaaatttttcctttttatgACAGCATTGAGGCTTATTATCACTATTTAGAGCATAGAGTAAAACTGAGATTTTCAAATGCTGAACTAAGTGCTAACCTTGGGATGAATATTGCGAATGAATCCGATGAAGGAAAGAACCTCGGTGCTGAACATTTTGAGCTCTGGGTCTCAGCATATATTTCATACAAAGATCTATCCATTTTAGTTGCAAAACATGTGAATATTAAGCCAGAgcttttgaaactttttgCAATTTATACCAATGGCCGTTATGTCATGAAGTCAAAATCGGTTCTCAATGATTATTTACTAAAGGATTACAACTGTGACATGATCCCACCATTTGAATATGAAGTGCTCTCAATGCCTttggaagaatttgaaCACTTGAGATCtgtgaaattttattggCTGAAAAACAGTTACATTCATTACCAGTGTTTCGAGTTTGAAGTTCCTGCTACTTTTACAATGGgtcaatttttgaacaaaattcaagataaaGTTGGATTtacagatgaagaagagtcaaaaattttgttatGGACAAACCACAATTTCCAATTCCAAGGTATATTAACTCCAGAAACATCATTTAAGCAAATATCGAAGTCATACTTGATATTTGGCAGAGTTCTTGGTGAAGAATCGGAATTGTTTAAAAagtttgatgaagaaatctcgtcagaagaaaatagtgaggctgatgatgatatatCAATGTCTCCATCTCCTGCTCCTGACACCTACAAAGCAGATGCTTCtgattcatttgaagatgatgaaacgAAGAAAATTGGCGATAGTAAAAAAGCAGAAGAGGAGGGTCGTCTTGTGATTGTTCAACAATATTTCaaggaaattgaaaataggCATGggatatcatttttatttaacCTAATACCTGATGAGCCATTCACCAAGACAAGAGAAAGATTGCATGCCAAATTTGGCCTAGgtcaaaaagaattttccaAGATTAAGCTTGGGATATTATTCACTATGGGACAGAACAGAACGTTCAAGTCATTAAGCCATTACAGTGATAACGAACTAGAGAAAGTTATTTTATACAAGATTATGTCGAACTTGGATTACATTTTTATGGACCATCCTGATAGATTAAGGTCCCACAATACCCATGATAGACCAATGgtcattaaaaattga
- the YME2 gene encoding Yme2p (similar to Saccharomyces cerevisiae YME2 (YMR302C); ancestral locus Anc_5.19): protein MLQVGSQFGIPQLLARSVTLASGKVMLAQMASRRFVSSEIQAKDQQAGESSTATDTGVIHKTEQETLIYFDNVYPRQISVWNPVAWLNSIFIDQSRDAIRSKITTFASPPDNPIYGLKLRSTIPVKRDGGVFATFLVPYKYTKAEANVLIQQNTARESSKSVLSYFTKATAFPVKGSPWIEDLRRLPSTTIDVKFQGPALTEEELYSLFRRYGTIIDIYPPSELSKNITKVKYRSYRGAICAKNCVSGIEIHNTVLHIQYENIAKPLFIKNFFINHTRIAIPVFIALLSIIAVLIFDPIREFSIEQKITHRYPISLDNHWVKQIKDFTNSTVSSFKNYLNLNDSGHTKKHLWEERMEIVDDLKMWLEENNNTFVVIRGPRGTGKRELVMDNLLQDRENVLYLDCDKIVKSRTDSKFLKSIANQIGYFPIFPWLNSLTSVTDLMVQGMTGQKTGLNESKETQFRNILTTSMMAIRRIALKKYKPVIQDGGEVVNVKEEDYLQQHPEAKPVVVIDRFAGKSDINGFVYKELADWTSMLVQMNIAHVVFLTESIASNQQLAESFPNQVFKNLELSDASRENSKAFVLSQLQESTRTSSSLKLDEKLLNEIDDAIDPLGGRMLDLQAFVRRVKSGEEPEKALEKMVEQASEQITQIFLSDKYDSVKSAQAWELMELLDKSPVISFEDVIFRPLFKASPELGVIELENNGLITVSRDRGVLREIRPAKPLYRAAFHYLVHDSQLSTVLKTRYNLKVISFETGRIKKWEEELRPLGKIQDPKLFKSRLDYLSGKIATSSDVINHCETEIKRLSQSKK, encoded by the coding sequence ATGTTGCAGGTGGGGAGTCAGTTTGGGATCCCACAGCTGTTGGCACGGAGTGTTACTCTGGCGTCTGGCAAGGTTATGTTAGCTCAGATGGCGAGTAGAAGGTTTGTTTCCAGTGAGATTCAGGCTAAGGATCAGCAAGCGGGTGAGTCTAGTACTGCTACTGACACGGGTGTGATCCACAAGACAGAACAGGAGACTTTGATCTATTTTGATAATGTGTATCCTAGGCAGATATCTGTCTGGAACCCTGTAGCCTGGTTGAATtccatttttattgatCAGTCTCGAGATGCTATTAGATCCAAGATTACGACATTTGCTAGTCCTCCCGACAATCCCATATACGGTTTGAAGCTGCGTTCTACTATCCCAGTCAAGAGGGATGGCGGTGTCTTTGCAACTTTTCTAGTGCCTTACAAATATACTAAAGCTGAAGCAAATGTCTTGATTCAGCAAAACACCGCGAGGGAATCGTCCAAGAGTGTATTGTCGTATTTTACTAAGGCTACAGCATTCCCTGTCAAGGGTTCTCCATGGATTGAAGATCTACGGAGGTTGCCTAGCACCACCATTGATGTCAAGTTCCAGGGCCCCGCCCTGACCGAGGAGGAATTGTATTCGTTGTTTAGAAGATATGGTACCATTATTGACATCTATCCTCCATCGGAATTGTCCAAGAATATTACAAAAGTAAAATACAGGTCGTATAGAGGAGCTATATGCGCTAAGAATTGTGTCTCCGGTATTGAGATCCATAATACTGTGTTGCATATTCAGTATGAAAATATCGCTAAACCCttattcattaaaaatttctttataaaCCATACAAGAATCGCTATTCCTGTTTTTATTGCTCTGTTATCTATCATTGCAGTTCTTATCTTCGACCCAATTAGAGAGTTTTCCATCGAACAAAAGATAACACATAGATACCCTATCTCATTAGATAACCATTGGGTTAAACAGATCAAAGATTTTACAAATTCTACTGTATCgtcttttaaaaattatttgaatttaaacGATTCTGGCCACACTAAGAAACATTTATGGGAAGAGAGAATGGAAATCgttgatgatttgaaaatgtggttagaagaaaataacaaCACTTTTGTGGTGATTAGAGGTCCTCGTGGTACGGGGAAAAGGGAATTAGTGATGGATAATCTACTGCAAGATAGAGAAAATGTATTGTATCTAGATTGtgataaaattgttaaaTCGAGAACGGActctaaatttttgaaaagtattGCTAATCAAATTGGTTATTTCCCAATTTTTCCTTGGCTCAATTCACTTACAAGTGTCACTGATTTGATGGTCCAGGGCATGACAGGTCAGAAGACAGGATTAAATGAATCGAAGGAAACTCAATTCCGAAATATCTTAACCACTTCAATGATGGCAATAAGACGTATTgccttgaaaaaatataaaccAGTGATTCAAGACGGGGGGGAAGTCGTTAATgtgaaagaagaagattattTACAGCAACATCCAGAGGCTAAACCTGTTGTGGTCATAGATAGGTTTGCAGGGAAATCTGACATAAACGGCTTCGTTTATAAAGAGTTGGCGGATTGGACGTCTATGTTAGTACAAATGAATATTGCACATGTTGTCTTCTTAACTGAATCCATTGCATCAAATCAACAATTGGCAGAATCGTTTCCTAACCAAGTATTCAAGAATTTGGAACTTTCAGATGCCTCAAGGGAGAATTCAAAAGCCTTTGTGCTATCGCAGCTGCAAGAATCGACTAGAACATCaagttcattgaaattagatGAGAAGCTCTTGAATGAGATTGATGATGCAATTGACCCACTTGGTGGTAGAATGTTAGACTTACAGGCTTTTGTAAGAAGAGTCAAATCAGGTGAAGAGCCCGAGAAGGCATTGGAAAAGATGGTGGAACAAGCGAGTGAACAAATTACTCAAATCTTCCTAAGTGACAAATATGACAGTGTAAAAAGTGCTCAAGCGTGGGAGTTGATGGAACTCCTTGACAAGAGCCCCGTTATTTCTTTCGAAGATGTCATCTTCAGACCCCTTTTCAAAGCATCCCCTGAGTTGGGAGTAATAGAATTGGAGAATAATGGTCTAATCACGGTTTCGAGAGATAGAGGTGTTTTGAGGGAGATCCGCCCTGCAAAACCTCTTTACAGAGCAGCCTTTCACTACTTAGTCCATGATTCACAGCTATCAACGGTGCTTAAAACCCGTTATAATTTAAAAgttatttcttttgaaacagGAAGAATCAAAAAGTGGGAAGAAGAATTACGTCCTCTGGGTAAAATTCAAGATCCTAAGCTTTTCAAGAGTAGGTTAGATTACCTTTCAGGGAAGATCGCAACCAGCAGCGATGTGATCAACCATTGTGAAACAGAGATAAAGAGGCTTTCTCAATCGAAAAAATAA